The genomic segment TCCTTGTCCTTGGGATCGTCCCGTACCACGAATTCTGCGATCTTTACCAACTGCTTCTGCATGGGCAGCAGGATGACAGTGGTGAATACGTTGAATACAGAGTGGCAGATGGCGATGCCAAGCTGATCGATGGGCTGATCCGTAAAGGGGAAGCCCAGAATGGCGTCCAGCCCGTAGTACAGGATCAGCAGCACGATGGTGCCAATGATGTTGAAGGAAATGTGCACCACTGCTACCCGCTTTGCGTTCTTGGTAACTCCGATGCTGGAGATCAGAGAGGTGACGCAGGTACCGATGTTCTGCCCCATGATAATGGGGATCGCCATGCCGAAGGTAATGCCCCCGGTGGCGGACAGGGACTGGAGAATCGCCACGGAAGCGGCGGAGCTTTGGATGATGCCGGTGAAGGCTGCGCCTACGATGACGCCCAGGATCGGGTTCCGGAAGGCAGTCAGCAGGCTTGCGAATTCCGGCATATCCGCCAGAGGGCTTACGGAATCGCTCATAAGGGTCATGCCGTACATGAGCACTGCAAAGCCCACGCAGATACTGCCGATGTCCTTTTTCTTGGTGGATTTCGCCATCATGATGAGGATGATACCCACAAGGGCAACCAAAGGCGAGAAGGAGGTGGGCTTGAGCATGTTGATGAAGAAGCCATCCCCCTCCACCCCTGCCAGGGACAGGATCCAGGCGGTCAGGGTGGTGCCGATGTTGGAACCCATGATGACTCCCACGGTCTGGGGCAACTGCATGATGCCGGAGTTTACCAGACCCACCAGCATAACGGTCAGTGCGGAGGAGGACTGGATGGCGATGGTGATGCCGGCACCAAGTCCTAGACTTTTCCACTTAGAGGAGGTCATTTGCTTGAGGGCACGCTCCAGCTTGCCGCCGGCGAGCTTTTCCAGCCCGTTGGACATGACGGTCATGCCGTACAGGAAAAAGGCAAGTCCTCCCAGAAGTGTAAACACAGAAAAAATGTTCATACGATACGTTGGCGTGCGCCCCTTGCGCCGCCGCTCCTTTCCGATTTCAGGCGTAATGTGCGGGTAATCCCGATTCCGTATCCCCAGTTTCAAAACAAACCCTTTTTCCAATAGCATAGCATTGACGCGTAAAATCTGAAAGCACAATCGTGTAAAATCTATGTAAAGTCACGGGCATGCCCATGACTAAAACAGCCGGTTCAGCACCGGGATCTCCCCGTAATACAGCTGCTCCAGCAGGGTGCGGCTGGTGGCGATCTCCGCCCCCAGCTCATCGTTTTCCGTATCGATCAGAGGGATGAGCCGGGAAAGCGCTCCGCCGATCTGGGTCAGCTTATCGCTGGACACCAGCATATTCAGCCGGGGCGTGGCATGGCTCCAAGCCTGGTTCAATTCCACTGCCGCCTGTGCCGCCGCTGCATAATCCGCCTGCTCCGTGTGTACCTGCACCCGAGCCAGAATATCCAGCAGCTCCAGGCAACTGCGGCGCACATAAACCGCCGAGAAGATGCAGATACTCACAATGGCGGCGAGAATACAGCCGCTCAGCCGGATCCGTGACATCCGTTCCCCTCCTTTTCGATCAGACAGTAATCCTGCTGTCCCCGTGCCGCCAGCAGGAACACGTCCTGGATCTTCAACTGCCGCCGGTTCAGCACCCGCTGGATCCATGCCCGGTCAAGACCGCTTGCCGCCAGCCCGTGGGGAATCAGCTTTCCGTCGGAGATCAGCACATCCGGCGGATCTCCCGTGTCCTGCTCCGGTACATTGGTCACCGGCCGGTTTGCATGCTTGGGGTACACGGACACACTGCCGGTGGTTTCCACAATGGCAAACTGCACCTCTGTCACATCAAACACGCCGCTGCCCCGGAGGGCGGTCATGAGATCGTCCGCCGAGAACCGCAGCTCCTCCAGCACCTTCTGGTCAATGACCCCGTCCCGGATGATGATCTTGGGACTGCCGGACAGGATCCGCCGCAGCCGCCTGCTCCGGAGCGTGCCCCAGGAGGCGAGCACCTCGAAGCATACCAGGGACAGAATGGGGATGATGCCGGTGAGCAGAGGAATGTCCAGATTTTCCAGGGGCAGGGTGGCAATGTTGGACACCAGAATGGTGATCACCAGCTCCGAGGGCTGCA from the Ruminococcus champanellensis 18P13 = JCM 17042 genome contains:
- a CDS encoding DUF421 domain-containing protein translates to MAIGFLRSLILYGVVIFSVRLMGKRQIGELQPSELVITILVSNIATLPLENLDIPLLTGIIPILSLVCFEVLASWGTLRSRRLRRILSGSPKIIIRDGVIDQKVLEELRFSADDLMTALRGSGVFDVTEVQFAIVETTGSVSVYPKHANRPVTNVPEQDTGDPPDVLISDGKLIPHGLAASGLDRAWIQRVLNRRQLKIQDVFLLAARGQQDYCLIEKEGNGCHGSG
- a CDS encoding Na/Pi cotransporter family protein: MNIFSVFTLLGGLAFFLYGMTVMSNGLEKLAGGKLERALKQMTSSKWKSLGLGAGITIAIQSSSALTVMLVGLVNSGIMQLPQTVGVIMGSNIGTTLTAWILSLAGVEGDGFFINMLKPTSFSPLVALVGIILIMMAKSTKKKDIGSICVGFAVLMYGMTLMSDSVSPLADMPEFASLLTAFRNPILGVIVGAAFTGIIQSSAASVAILQSLSATGGITFGMAIPIIMGQNIGTCVTSLISSIGVTKNAKRVAVVHISFNIIGTIVLLILYYGLDAILGFPFTDQPIDQLGIAICHSVFNVFTTVILLPMQKQLVKIAEFVVRDDPKDKETYAFLDERLLNTPSFAISECTNQTTGMCRIARDSILEAISLGEGFDEKKVEFIREHENQLDLYEDKLGTFLVKLSSNDLSDEDTRKVSLLLHTIGDFERIGDHALNLVKSAEEMDEKQIQFSPAAQKELTVVANALKEIISITTKAFERNDLELAGRVEPLEQVIDGLILDIKTNHIDRLQNGACTIELGFILSDLLTNYERVSDHCSNIAVAMIEVAHSSFDTHEYLNTLKNMDNPQFQQRYEEYKTMYALS
- a CDS encoding DUF4363 family protein; translation: MSRIRLSGCILAAIVSICIFSAVYVRRSCLELLDILARVQVHTEQADYAAAAQAAVELNQAWSHATPRLNMLVSSDKLTQIGGALSRLIPLIDTENDELGAEIATSRTLLEQLYYGEIPVLNRLF